A stretch of DNA from Globicephala melas chromosome 19, mGloMel1.2, whole genome shotgun sequence:
CTTCCTAGGGGTTTACCATCATTGCTCCCATCCTCTGCCAGAAAGTGGAAATCATCCACAGTCCTGAGCCCCAGGCTTCCTGGGCAgtggggacagacaacaaaaagatTTCTCATCCTCTGAACAATGTTCTGAAAGAGGACTGGCTGACAAAGTGTTAAAATGTTCCAAGGCCTTTATTGTCACActaagagaagaaatgaagaaccCGTGGTGTATCAGTTAACTATGGCTCTtgttacagactgaatgtttttgtccccTCCAAAATTCGTAGGTTGAAACATAATCCCGAATGTGATGGAattaggaggtagggcctttggggtGATTAGGTGATGAGAGTGGAGctctcatgaataggattagtgcctttacaaaagagaccccagagagctctctgacccttttgccatgtgaggacacagcaagaaggcagctgtctacaaACCAGGGAGTGATCTCTCACCAGACACAGAATCTGTTGGCATCTTGAacctggacttcccagcctccagaactataagaaatagatatttgttgtttaagccacccagtctatggtaatttgttacagaagcccaaATGGACAAAGACAGCTATGTAACAAATATCTCCCAATATTAATGGTTTAAAACAATAACTTTTCTTGTTGCTCACAGATCCATGGGTCAGCTGAATGGTTCTTTTGGTCTTGGATGACCTAACCCATGCATCTGAAGTCAGCTGTGGGTTGGGTAGGTGGCCCTGTTTCCGGGAGTTGGATGGGTGCCTGTGGTCTTCTTGGTTCAggctctcatcctccagcaggttAGCCCAGGCTTATTCCCTTGGCAGTGGAAACTTTCCAAGGAAGCAAACGGAAGACACAAAGACTCTCAAGACCTAGACtcagaactaacacaacatcacatctgccacattctattggtcaagGCTAGCCCACATTTAAGGGGTGGGGAAACTGATGTTATCCCTTGAAAGGAGGAGCTACAAAGTCAAATGCAAAGGGTGTAAGTGGGGAGATTTGTGGCCACTTTTTACTTGTGACACTAGTGGGCAATGGTGATTCTATTCTGTTATAAAGAGAAAGCAAGCCCAATTTCTAGTCAAAAATGGTGTCTTTCACAGAGGATCTGCAGAATGTGTGACTCGTGGTTCAGAGCAGGAAACAACCCATTTGTGACAGTCAGTAGAGACGGTCTCAAATACTGTGGCTCTCCTGGGCACATGGTAGGGTTCCACCTATTGGAGGTTTGGCGGGGCCATGTGACTTTCCCTGCCCAGTGAAACATGAGAAGGAGGAATATGTACCACTTCAGCCTGCAAATTCTAAGAACTAGTCCACGCTTGACCATAGTTTTAATTTTCCCTTGGCCAGTCGGATGCTGGCTGGGGCTGCACTCATCTGAAGGCTTGGCTGGCTGGATGTCCCAGGGGGCTTACTCACATGACTGACAGTTGATTCTGGCTGTCAAGTGGGAGCACAGCCAGGATTTTAAACCAGAGTGTCTGCACGTGGGCTCTCCATATGGTTTGGGCtaagaagcaaaataaacagtGAAATGAAACAGTTCAGAGTCAGATGGCCTGGATTTTCATCTTCCCACCCACtcatccccccaacacacacactcactgctCTGCAAATtactatttaacctctctgaggcacAATATTAATATTCATGCCGTTCATATCACCCTTACTGGATGCTCATACTTTGGTTCTCAGGTTCAGGTTTGAACACAACGTCCAGGCCCTTTCcccaaccccccctccccccacatggTGGCCTAGGTTGGGACATGACCACCTGTAGCAGATTGGATTACTCTTCAGAAGTCTTCACTCCATCCACCTCATCTCCTTGGAAGGAATGTATAATACTTCCATCCCTTTATattgggcttggccatgtgacttgtttgGCCAATAGTATGATGGTACACAGAACACAAACAGAGGCTTGACATGTACCTGTATAGTTAAGTTCACACCTCTGCCATCAACAGGAGAGGTCCTGGGATAGACCGCTGGTCCCAAGCATTGAATGCACCAGCCAAGGCCAGCCAAGATCAGCCCATCCACAAACACCTGAGGCAGCCCAGTCAAGATCAGCGAGGCAGCCCGCCATGCCCAGCCCCAATCAATCATGCCCCAGATGACCTCAGACATATGGGATGGCCCAGCCAAGATCAGTAGAGCTATCCAGCCACAATCAGCTAGGTGACTCTCAgcatgagctaaataaatgttcATATTGAAACGGAGCAAGACCCTAAGGTCCCTCCCCCTCcgcatgtcctccacctgcctttcgTCTGTGGAAAAATGTTAGCccaagaataagtttaatcagagaagtgagaaaatgaagaaacagaggaaatcagtccaacaagactaaataataataatagtttagtcattaagcatagtcaaggacctttagttccttctcaagggctatagataatattctgagcctatcctgtgagctgtctgaTACTGAAAACTCCAGcaagtggaagaagttaactacatgatgaccagagtgtagccatgacataagctgccacaattctgagaactggcctcaaggaaatgggaacaaaccgaccctggaactgaagattaactgtacttaaaacaatcaagatgatgctaatcagaccactgatgaccaatttcaagacgaCTGTCAGAGCGGATTGTTTTGTTTCTGCAtggagccccctccctctgtctataaaagctcttgcctcCTGATTGTCGGGGCGGGGGGAAAGTCAGCCTTTGAACATGTGtccaccctccccgccccaccaCTGGTTGCTGGCAACCAAAGTAAAGAAAACTTTCCTtgccaccaaccttgcctctttattggcttttgagctgTGAGCAGCTGGACCACACTTTTGGTTACAATATGTGTACATCACACACAGGTTTTGATTGTTTGTTACCCAACTATAGTGAATTGATACATTACCAGCAGTATATCCACAGACTCATCATCATTACGTAGTTGCAGTGTGACTGTATGACCaccagattatttttattttatttacgaTCCATGGACCACATAGCAAGATGATACTGGCAAAATCATAAGTAATTGTACCCGGACCAGATGTTAAATGCAGATGACATGGAAGGCTAAAGGCGGTTTTACAACCACATAAGTTTCAGGGTGGTGTGGTTGGCGGTTAACAGGCTGGAAAAGCCCACTCTCAGGATTTCCCATGGCTTGGCTGGACTTCACCCAGAATTTTCCAGAGGCCAGATGACTTGTGATATTGCAACAGATCAAGTGAAAAAGCAACTCTGAAAATCCAGTTGTCTTCTCTTGAACTGGACATTACTTATtctcagaaatgtaaaataatgccattcttctcattaaattttttttattttggaaaatatagcatttctcatttaaaatgttatttatgtttaaATGCAATGtttcaaaatgtccatcaacacatgaataaacaaaatggggtATCTGTgtgcaatgaaatattactcaatcttaaaaaggaaggaaattctgacacatgctacaacatgaataaactttgaaaacatgatgctaagtgaaatgagacaggcacaaaagaacaaatgctgtatgattccatttacatgaggtacatagaataggcaaattcatagagacctAAAGTAGAATAGAGATTACCTGGTGTGGGGGTGATGAGGAATTATTGTTTAGTgagtagagtttcagtttgggaagataaaaagaaatgctgGAAATGAGTGATCATAATGGTTGCACACAATGTGAATTTACGTAATGCCTCTGaactgtatacattttttaaaaattatttatttatttttggttgcgttgggtcttcgttgctgcgtgcgggctttctctagttgcggggagcgggggctcctcttcgttgtggtgcgcgggcttctcattgcagtggtttctcttgttgtggagcatgggctctatgcgcgcgggcttcagtagttgcagcatgtgggctcagtagttgtggctcacaggcttagttgctccagggcatgtgggatcttcctggaccaggactcgaacccatatcccctgcattggcaggcggattcttaaccactgcgccacgagggaagccctcaactgtatgtttaaaaatggttaaaatggtaaattttatgttatgtacattttaccacaataaaaccgTTGCAGAAACGCAATGGATTTAtcatggttatttttaaatgacttactaaataatttttaacttctccatcttaatacttaaatatatatttttaaaatatttatttaggctgtgtcaggtcttagttgcgacatgcgggatcttcactgaggcatgcgggcttttagttgcagcacgcatgcaggctctagttccccgaccagggatcggaccctggccccctgcattgggagcgcagagtcttacgcactggaccaccagggaagccccttaatgcTTAAATATCGATAAATataacacacatacaaaaaaactcTTTGGGTTCTCAAGAATTTTTAAGGGTGTAAAAGAATCCTGAGACCAgtaagtttgagaactgctgctctatGTGCAGCTGAGGCAAGCCTGAGCTAGCTGTCCCTGGCACTTCTCTGCAAGGATCTACAAACTCCCAGGAATTAGTTTCTTCTGGCCCAGGTGGACAGGCGACCTCTAGTGGAAGTATAAGGTATTGCTTGACAGCGCAAAATTTGAGTCGTTTTGTGGAGTTCGCTGAAATTctaagacagaagcagagatggtCGCGAGAAATGAGGATTTTATTTCAGCATATTAACTTTAAACCGTGAACCATGTCTCCTCtcctgcacattcacacacatacacacagacattcACACGGAGATCCACggtcacatgcacacacacaaaattacatACAGACATAACTAGATGCTCACAAACACACACGGGCACAGACACGCAGACAAGatcaaacacacactcacacacaccatctcTCCACAGACCcccatatgtacacacacagaaatactttcacacacatacagacacagcTTCACACATGGACACACTCACATAGTCATACACAGACACACTttcacatgcacagacacacacacactaaaatagCATATCGTTAACAAAAGGGATTTAGTAAATGAActcattctctatttttaaaaaaagatcgtAATGGAAAATGAGTTTCTTCCCAAAGccattaaataaatgttgaacAAATAATTAAGATGAATCTAGGTTTGGCAGCGTGCCCAATTAGAGGTCCACAATCCCTTAGCTGAAGTCTTTGGGGACAGATGCGTTTCAGAACTCAGAACTGTTCCAATTTTAGAAAGGTAATTCTGAGCGAATGCCATATATTATGTAATGCTCCCAGGGGATTGAAGCAGACCCTGCTCCATCAGACATGTTAATATATTTGCAGCAAAATGTGTGAAAATTCACACCAACGGAGATAAATAGTGTTAAGAACGCATATTAGCTGACTTGCCGCCATGTGAGACTGGGCCAAAATGACCCCCTGAAGAAACTCTTTTTTTGGTTGTCAGAGCTTTTTGGAATTCGGAATTACGGATAAGGGATAGGGGATTCTATCGGCAGGCCTTTCACACGTCATCTACCCATACTCCTGCTCTGATTGTTGTAAATTTTCGACTTCAACTTGGACGTGGGGGAGAACGGCAGGATCCTGGAGGACTGCGACTCTTTAGCGCCCCCTCCTGGTAGCCCCAGTCCTTGCAGTTTGGCTGAGGATTTGTCAAGTCTGCCGGCTTTGGCCAGATCCAGCAGTAGGTCCTGATTGGTCTAACCCTCCTGGCACAGGCATTGGTTCCGGGGTTGTCATGTGACCCAAGCTGATCCAATCAGACTGAAGACAAGCCTTTTGGCTCATCAGTAGGGAACTAGGCCTCCCTCTCTCTTTAGGATGGGAATGAGGGGCTCACAGGTTCCTGGATCTGTGGGCACCAGGTGAAGCCGCCTGGGGATGAGGCCAGAAAGAACTAGAAACAGTTAGATCCCTGTGGTGGCCATGGAATGGCGCTGCTCAGATCTCCCTCTAAGAGATCCTGCTGCTAACAGCACAGCTGTCTGACAGCTCCACCTCATTGGTGCCAAGGCCGCGCCTCCCTTGGGCAGCTCCCAATGAGAACACAGTGGGTACTAGTGCCAGCCCACTGCAGCCCCACCCAGGAGTCCTCTGATGGGCAACCTTTGCTCAAAGACCgccccagagacacacacaccccacccccaccccacagacGTACAGCCAAAGGCTCCTCTGACCCagtccttctttccctctctcctttcacagCTGTCAGACtgatggatggtggtgactgtCCACTtcagaatggttaaaatagtaactTATATGCCATGGGTATTTCATACACACAAATTTGACCACCCACCTCTCCTTGCCTCTCCATCACCACCCTGGTCTAGCCGCTATCGTCCGTCACCTGAATCACGGCTGTAGTCTCCTTACTGGGCTCCCAGCTTGCACCCCCGTTCCCTGCAGTTCATTCCCCACGTGGCAGTCGGAGGGTCCTGTTAACACCTATGTCGGGCTCAGAAGCCTCCCACTTCCCCACCTCAATCAAAGTAAAAGTCCTCACCCTGTCCCATGGGGCCCTGCACAAATTACCCCCATTCTCTCTCCCCCAAccttctcctgccctccctctcattcactctgctccagccacactgacctcttTGCTGTTCCTTGAACAAGCCAAGCACcttcagcctcagggcctttgcacttgctgttcctgaTTCCTGGAGCACTCTTCTCCCAAGATCTGCATGTCCTGCCCTCACTTCTCTTAGGCTTCTAGCCAGTAACCAGCAACTTCATCACTCCCTATCCCCTATGCCctgattatttttctcctttgtgcttATTACTACCTGATAGTAATAACATATACTTAAgttattcatctatatttcttgTCTGTCTCTTCACTGATATGTCAGCTCCATTGAGAGCAGAAATTTCTGCctgttttgttccctgctgtgtcctcagtgcTTAAAGtaaggcctggcacatagtaagtgctgcataaatatttgttaaatgaaagatCAAGAGACAGCGACCAAAAGAGAGCCTGCgaaaaacaggaagagagaagggaagagaaacacACAAAAGAGGGGGGTGAGGAGACAGGGGAGTGAGGGAGGCTGAACTACGGGAAAAATGAGAAGCAGGGGTTGGATCAAGATGGGGGGGAGAAAGGTGAGGAAGCGGGATGAAATAGAGAGAGAGCTGAGGCGAGCGAGTCAGAACAGAGTGAGGGATAGAAACAGAGATAATATTGACAGACATCAGACAGAGACACACAAAAAttgagagacaaagagaaaaggggaagaggagacAGTGGTGAGGGAGACACACAGACGAGAAACCAAGAGAGCAGGAAAACGGGTTGGGAGAAGTGAGTTGAGAACTAGAGAGAAGGGGGCCAGTGGGAACAGAGATGGAGTCCCTCCCTCTAACTCACCATTGGCTGGTGTCCAGGGCTCTGGGCTGACTGGATATTCCTTGAGATCCAAGCTATGGTTTTTAAAACCCCAAGGGACAGAGGTGGGTGGAGAGAAAGAACATATACTGTTCTGTGGGCTTCAAATCACCAGCTTCTTTAATCCTCAGAGAAAACTTCATGAGATAAATACTAtgatcatcttcattttacaggacCAAAGAGGTTGAGTTAccggcccaaagtcacacagctagtgagaggaagagctaggatttgaaactGGGTGTCTTGGCCCaaggtcagtgcccctaaccacCATCTACGCTAACTGGAAAAAGGTGCTGGCTGCCTGAGTCCCATTCACTCTGGAGACACCCTCTGGGAAATGGTGCTGGAGGGGTAGAGGAAGCAGAGGAGGTCAACGGATTGACATTCCTAGCCAGGTACATATCCACAGATGTCCCAGTCTAGGAAAGAGGCTCAGCTTCACCATCCTGGGGAAGTCTCCGGTTCAAGGGAGGTAGTTGGACAGGAAACCACTTCCTGCTTGTAGGGTCCTACGCCCTGCCCAGAGCTAGGCCTTAGTAGTCGGGATGGGAAAATGGACTCGACCACCTCTGACTCTTTTAGCAGGACTGGAGTTTCTCTACCTTGGTTTGCAAGCAGCATTGCAGACCAGAGAGGTTGTACTAATCTTCAAAGGCAGCAGCGTGCTTTGATAACTTCCTCTGTGATTTCCAGAGGGGCAGAGAAGCTCTACCACCACCCGTCCATGCTCATCTCTCAGATTCCAGGAAGAAGGCCTCATTCTCTCCCAGCAGCACCCTTACATCTCCAGATGACTTAGCCTCTGTCCCCGACATTATAATTATACGAATCACAGCTCCCAGAAACCCAGCTCTTGCTGATATCATCCCATCTCTCATCTCCTGTGCTGTAACAGGAGGCCGGACCCTTTGCTCCCCTCCAGAGGAACTTGACTTCTGCCCCAAGCATGCAAAAAACTGCAAAGTCCTTCACACTGCCTGACCTTCAACTACCCTGTTGCCGACAAGCCTCTTCTCCTCACCCCAACCCAGAAAATACATGATACcaatggaagaagaaaagggcCCCCCGAGGGAAGGGGAGAACCCACACAGCCCACCTAGGGAGAGAAACGAAGATCAGATGCCAGGAAGGACTTGCCCTCACAAACTTGAGAGGGGCGGCACCTCTGTAGACAACACGACAAACACAGCACGAGGCAGCTGGGGCTGAGTTTATTGCATGTGGAAGATGGATACGGAGATTCAGGGAGAAGGGGGGCGGGCTGAAGACTCTGTACTCAGAACCCTAAAGAGGGAGGGTCAGGAGGCAAAGATCAGTTTGCGGTCGGCCAGATGGTGGAGGACCGGCCTGACGGCGGAGAAGCTGCGAGGGGCGAGGCCCAGAGCCAGACCCTCTTCGCCCCCCATTCTTCAGGATGACGGCTCCGGAGACGCTACACGATGTCATGAAGAGGGAGCCAGACCCCAATCCGGGAACGGCGCATCCGCGGCGGGGGCGCCGGGCTCTCGAGGGCCGGCGGTCCATCTTGGGTGAAAAGGAGGGTTACCCGGGTCCTCGCCCCCCGCGGCCTCCGGCGTCTCCCCCGGCGTCTGGCGGCTCGGGCGGCGGCTGGGGTCgctgtggcggcggcggcggcggctgtgCGGCAGCTCGAGGTGGGGTCGCGGCCCGCCAGGGGCTCCCAGGAGACAAGAGACCGACGCAGCAGCGGGCACCGAGGCAGGAAGAGCACCCGCGCGGGCgccgcagggagaggactgcgcgCTGGGCGGCGGGCCGGCTGGGGCCGCAGGGGGCCGCGTGGGAACCCAGATGAGACCGTAATAGACAGCGAGCAGCACGGCAGCCAACGACACGCAGAGAAAGTAGGCGCAGACAGGAGCCAGGCGCAGCCAGCGGCCCCGCGGGCCTTCGCTCAGCCCCGCGCCACCCGGGCTCTCGCCGCCGCCACCCACGCAGCTCGTGCCCCGCATCCCCGCAGCCCACTCGGCCCAGCGCCACAGCCCACACAGGACCCGCCCCTTGGGCCCGCCCCCTCCGGAGGACCGCCTTCGCGCTCTAACACTCCCTCGTCCAACCCCGCCCCCGCCAGCGTGGTCACGCCCCCGCGCGGGCGGGCTTCCTCCGCGTCGTAAGCCCGCCCCCTCCTCAGCCTCCGGCCAACCATCATCAACCTAAGGCTTAATCACAGCGTCTGACCCCGCCCCCACCTGGCTCTGGGCCCGCCCCAAGCACGCAATACCTCGATTTTTCTCAAACGTTAAGTCTCGGCTCAGCCGACACCCGCCAGGCTGGCCAGGCAGATGTTATACCTGTACCGGCGCTTAGCTCCGCTCTCCCTTTTCTGTCCTCCTCCCTGCGCCCTAACCCCGTCCCCTTTCGGAACTCGGACTCCTTCCAGGCATCTAGCTCCACCACTCCCTTGCCAAGCTCAGGCCTTTTAAGTCCCGCCCTTCCTTAGCCGCAGTCCCGCCCCAGTTGTAACTTGCGTTTCTCCAAGCTAAACTCTACTCCAACTTTCGATCCCACCCTCTTCTCCCCTTACCTTCACCCATCTTCGGTCCAGGCTCCACCTCCTTTCTCCACTAGTTTGCGCACCCCATTCTAAACCACGCCCTCCGCCGCTGGCTGCGCCCCACACCGGCATAACGGATTCCCATCT
This window harbors:
- the INAFM1 gene encoding putative transmembrane protein INAFM1 gives rise to the protein MRGTSCVGGGGESPGGAGLSEGPRGRWLRLAPVCAYFLCVSLAAVLLAVYYGLIWVPTRPPAAPAGPPPSAQSSPCGARAGALPASVPAAASVSCLLGAPGGPRPHLELPHSRRRRRHSDPSRRPSRQTPGETPEAAGGEDPGNPPFHPRWTAGPREPGAPAADAPFPDWGLAPSS